The region TCCTTTAAAATCTAAAGTTATTGTTGAACGTCCTCGTGTTCCCTGGTTTAATGATGAGATTAAAGAGGCGAAGTGCAAACGTAGAAAAGCTGAGCGAAAATGGAGACGATCGAAATCAACTATTGATCTCGACGATTTCAAGCAAAGCAGAAATACTGTCAACCATATATTGTTTTAGGCCCGGCAACACTTTTATTCAGATCTAATTGACGAGCACAGCGGTGATCAGAAAAAGCTCTTCAGAACAACAATGAATTTGTTAAACAGAGCGGGAACTCAGAGACTACCACTGTTCCCCGGCAGTATCATGTTCGCCAACAACATCGGTAATTACTTTATTGGTAAGATAGAGAACATTCGCAAAAAGCTCGACGCCATACCAGGACTTTCATCTGGTTCTGATAAATCTCCTGAAAACATATCCACAATGACCGAATTTAACATTTTGACAGAAGAAGATGTCATCACATTAATTAAAAACTCATCGCTGAAATCATGCCCACTGGACCCTATGCCATCGAGACTAGTTTCAGAATGTAGCTCTTTGTTACCAGTACTGACCAAGATCATAAATAGTTCACTTCAAAACGGTCACTTCCCGAAGACATGGAAAGATGCCATGGTATTTCCTCTTCTAAAGAAGATTGGAGTAGACTTTGCTTTAGATAATCTAAGACCAGTGAGCAACTTAAAATTTGTGTCCAAGCTCACGGAGATGGCTGCTTGCAACCAAGTACATTCTCATGTATCAGCCAACAACCTCTATCCAAGCCTACAATTGTCATACCGAAAGGGTCACAGTACAGAAACTGCTTTACTTAAAATTGTGAATGACATCCTCTTAAATATGAACAAACAGCACATCGCGCTACTTGTTCTTTTAGATCTCAGCGCAGCCTTCGACACAGTTGACCACGATATTCTAATACAAAGACTTACTACCAAGTTTGGAATAAGTGGGGTAGTGTTGAATTAGTTTAAATCTTATATGGAAGGAAGATCGCAACATGTCTCAGTACAGGGATCGGTTTCTGAGAAGTTTGACCTGAAGTGGGAAGTTCCCCAAGGTTCTTGCTTGGGTCCACTATTGTTTATATTATACGCAAGTGAACTTTTCAATATATTCGAAGCACATCTACCAAGTGTACATTGCTATGTCGATGATATCCAATTATATCTATCTTTTCGTCCAAACGACAATCATGGTGAAGATGATGCACTGAAAGCTATGGAACTGTGTGTGCAAGACATTAGAGCCTGGTTATCAAGGGATAAATTATTCATGAATGATAAAAAGACGGAATTCCTTGTCATCGGGACCAGACAACAACTAAAGAAGGTTAGCATTGACTGTTTAACGATTGGGGCTGAAAAGATCTTGGTTGCTGAGAAACTGGTGAAGAACCTTGGTATGTGGTTAGATAGTAAGCTGTCAATGGATGCCAACATTACTAAGACGTGCGCAGCAGCATTCTATTTTCTTGATAACATCAGACGTATCCGACGCTACCTATCCAAGGAATCTACGGAGTCACTGATTCATGCGTTTATTTCATCAAGACTGGattactgtaacagtttgtTCTACAATATTCCAGCATACCAACTAGAAAAACTGCAGAGAATTCAAAATGCTGCCGCAAGACTCATCTTAAAAGAAAGCAAATTCTGCCATATCACTCCACTTCTTATGACTTTGCACTGGCTGCCAGTTAAATAtagaattcattttaaaatacttttactcacatttaaagcaattaattttttagCACCATCTTATATATGTGACTTAGTCACCCTTAAGAAACCATCgaattataatttaagatctaATAGTAGTTTGGTACTAGATCCCCCTAAAGTTAAAACATTACCCACACTAGGTGATAGGTCTTTCAGCTTTGCTGCACCGAAACTTTGGAATAAACTTCCCAATTATATTAGGACCTCTGCAACCATCACTATTTTTAAACCACAGCTAAAGACATATCTTTTTAGAGTAGCCTttgatttaaattaaatatgTATAATACTTATTTTTAAATTAGGAACTCTGaacttattaattatttattgtattatatgtatataaaaacagttttttaacCATATTAGTAGTTAGCatattttattaatattattagcTCATAGTTACTTCCAATAAGTAGTCTATAGTCATCTtacattattagtattagtatatttatattttatattgtcattatttagggatatatatatatatatatttttttttttttttgtaatgcgcatttgaaaacttttagttgatacttgcgcaatataaatgaataaagttaataaagttaaataaaaatCTTATAAGAATACGAACTAAAAGTGATTTTTCATCACATAGGAAGTGAGATAGTTCTCGTGAAGtatgttttgtttgttattatttGTATGGCTATTCTAATGGAATGATTGATAAAAGAATAAAGGTTCagtaaatgaatgaaaaatccatttcaatggGAAAATTATTTTGGAGCAAATCTCACCACGCCTTAATTCCACCAAGACAAAGTTATGAAGACAGAGAAGGATTCCCTTAGTctagcccttgggatatgttaaGCGTTCTTTCAAAAGAGTTTAATTTAGACACTGTTTTTTTAGGGAACTGCATCTTGTTTGCTTTAGAACAGGGAGGTAACTTCCCTTCAGTTAGGTTAGAATGCCAAGTAGAGTAGATCCATTCAGCATTATCAACACTTTGTACCACTTATACATTCCTGCAACAAACTTTGCGAACAGTTACCACTATAGTTGGTACTGTTACGCTTAGAGAAAGATGATCTgtaccataactgatcacagcaaaacaattCAAAGCTCTTGTGATGACTTCGAAAAAAGCATAATACTAAACGCCCTCACAGCTTACACTTGCTCaggtatttctagatttaaCAAGGTTATTATATGACAAAgaatacaaatctgacaactTCAAAAGGgtgcttaaataaagttcttaaGTTGCCCACCTCTGGCGGACAACTTTAGATTTCTTTATTACTCGATATACCCACTAGTAAAGTGTTAACggaaaatgtattttgtttctaTAGAAAGCCAAGCTGTTTTGTTTAATCATTTTCCAAAAGATGTTAAAAAGTGCCTTCTATTGTTCTTTGCTTCCTGTAACTTCTCATTGCTGTGTACTTATACTCAGTATTTCCAGTTATGAGTTAATCATCCATGTGTCGTTGGAAAGATGTTCTACCACACTGCGAATACGTACAAGCTTCAACGTGCACATAGCCTGGCGAAATACTTCGACTTATCCACATGATTTACAATGTAATCATACATCATCAGTGAAACAATCGCtatatttttttgtataaaCGTTAaggtcacatttcttttgatactgATTATCAGTGAAACAATCGCtatatttttttgtataaaCGTGAaggtcacatttcttttgatagtgaaatttgccaaccacgaaacaaaagaaGCCGTTTCTGGTTTGTTGGTAGGGATCTGAGGTACAACAAGCTAAAGAAACCGCCTGTAGGTGTCTTTGATAAGAATACCCAGCTGGCAACCCTGTAAGTACTTCTTTTATCAATATAATCAAGAAATGCTGAATGAGATAGATGACTACAAGTGTATATGACACTTCTTTTGAAATGCTTTCTATGCTTGCACATCATAAGTAAAAAGGTATATCAGACAACactgataattattttaagcTGTGTTCATTTTGTTGATATAGAGACTATGAGAGAATATAACGTTTATTCTTActttttgtcaaataaaaatCTTATAAGAATACGAGctaaaagtgattttttgatcacatAGGAAGTGAGATAGTGCTCGCGaggtattttttgtttgttgttatttttatggCTATTCTAATGGAATGATTGATAAAAGAATAAGCGATCtgtaaatgaatgaaaaatgcATTTCAATTGAAAGTTCATTTTGGAGTAAATCTCACCATGCCTTAGTTACACCAAGACAAAGTTATGAAGACAGAGAAGGATTCCCTTAGTctagcccttgggatatgttaaTTTCAGTAAAGTTATCTTTATATGTTACGAAAACTGAAGTCTGTTTCTAGTGACGTCGGCTAATCTTCTCTTATTTGTAGGAAATCTTAAGTTATAGCCCTTCGTGTAGTACACGCTATTGCCTGAATTGTCTTTCTTCCATTTGACATTCGGAGTGGACAATAAACTAATGTATGCAATAGTGTAAGCAGGAAAATTGGCACATCTTTGCCCCAAGACCAGGAGTAAGTGATAGAGTCTACAATTTCTTTTGAATCCAATTGTTTCTTGGAAAAACTCGGGAAACAGACTTTCGACCTAAAAAAAACGTTTGTGAAATTTGCATATCCTGGTGAAAACACCTATTGAGTACATTTCCTCTCTCttgcttattttctcttgatcacACTTTTTTCTGAACGTGCTTACAGGATGCACTGGTTGTTCGATGTCTATTCGTAGATGTGCATCTCAATTTATGAACGGGTTACTTCAtccaaaaatatctttgtttcTCTTTTGACGGGTGGGTGAAGTACAGAAATTGCATATTTAGATTGAGCAGCTTTATTTCATGACCAAGGAAACAAATGTCACAACTTCAAAAaacttttgagaaaaaaaacacaacttGAATGAATCCCAATAAACTCACACTTGGTGTCAAGCGTGATGTTTTGTGTATGCGTATTTCCAGATTTGACAAGGTTATTTTACACGAATCTGACAACTTTAGAAAGGTGCTTACATGAAGTGCTCAAGTTGCCCACTTCCGACTGGAAACTTAAGATTTGTTCATTACTTGATATACCCACTAGTGAAGGGTTCCCTAGGCCAGTGTCGATTTCAATATACTAGTCGGCTTTCGACCCTTAATAGAACATGGATGAGGGGACCCAATAAGTAATTTAAGTAAAATGTGACGACGACGAGCACTATTTCATAGTATTACGGCTTCAAAGTCTGGTAAAGACAAACATGTATACAGGGCCACTGATCTGCCACGGATGTTCCTGACGGCATTTTTGATACGAAAGTCCAGCTAAGAGAACTGTAAGGACCAAACTTCTGTTATATAACATTGGAAAACAATTTAAACCTCTTGTGATGGCTTTAAAGAAAGCATATTACTGAATGCCCTCACAGGTTACACTTGCTCACGTATTTCTACATTTAACAAGGTTACTACATGACAAAGAACACAAATCTGAAAACTTCAGAAAGGTGCTTACATAAAAAGCCCAAGTTGCCCACTTCCGACTGGAAACTTAAGATTTGTTCATTACTTGATAAACCCACTAGTGAAGGGTTTCCTAGGCCAGTGTCGATTTCAATATACTAGTCGGCTTTCGACTCTAAATAGAACATGGATGAGGGGATCCAATGAGTAATTTATGTAAAATGTGACGGGAAACACTGAAGGCTGAGCCATGATCCATTCACGACGAACACTATTTCGTAGTACTAGGGCTTCAAGTCTGGCAAAGACAAACATGTATACAGGGCCACTGATATGCCATTTTTAACTTACTAACATGTTGCTGGGAGCCCAAGAaatcaacaaaagcaaaacagtgatgGTAATATAGTCTCACTAGCTCCCACCGTTCGATGTTCCTTAAAGTCGTTGGGTCTTACAGAGGGTTGGTAAAGTTTGAATTGTTGCTAAAGctgtaaatgttgttttttggtttGCAGGTCGTTGTTGAAAAACCAGCTGACAGATATTCTTGACGGCATTCTTAATAAGAATACCCAGCTAACTGACCTGTAAGGACCAAACTTCTTTTAAATATCATTGGAAAACGTTTAAAAGCTTTTGTGATAACTTTAGAGAAAGCATATTACTAAGCGCCCTTACAGGCTACACTTGTGCATGTATTTTCAGATTTAACAACGTTATTACATGACAATTAAAGAACGGGGGTGGATGTAGTAACTTAGAAAATTTTAATTCATTAGAAAGATTGCATTGCAGAGCTGCCAGGATTATCTATAACTTGCCTAGGGATATGAGCTCATCAGACGTTTTAGACCGAGTTAAGTCGCCATCTATTTTTCGTCAGTATAAAGTTGCGTTATTTAAGTTTATGCACAAGGGATATCACTGTAATTTGCCCAAGATTTCTTGTCACATTATTGTGAAGCGTGAATGTAATTATTCATCACGAGCTTCGAATAAGTTAGATGTGCCTCGGTTTAACACCAGATATATGAAAGACTCAATTAAGTATAGGGGTGCAGTACTATGGAATGCTATGACTGCAAAACATAAAGATTTAGCTCAGTCATCTAGTTTTGGGTCattgaagaagaaattgaatAATTTGGTAGCTTTTAGGGACTTTGATTTTAGTATCACATCAGCGCAGACTAGTAATTTTAGAAGGGATGGGtttatatattattaaatttaagGGGATGTATTGAAGTATTTGATAATACTTTTATTAATTAATGCTTTAATGATCATGTTACTAACATTTGCAAATCTTCGTTTTATCACCTGCGAAATATCAGCTATATTAGGAAGTATCTTTCTGCGGCCACTACTGAATTGCTGGTTCATATGTTTGTATCTTCGAAGTTGGATTATTGTAATTCTCTTTTGTATGGCCTACCAGCCTACACTATAAAAAAGCTACAACACGTCCAGAATGCCGCGGAGCGCCTCGTCACACTAACAACAAAGCATGATCACATTACGCCTGTTCTTTTTAATCTTCACTGGCTTCCCGTTAATCAACGTgttatttttaagattttgctTATAACCTACAAGGCACTTAACAATTTGGCACCATCGTACATTTGTGATTTGCTTACATCTTACACTCCATCACGTCAACTACGCTCATCATCCAAGCGCCTTCTGGTTTCTCCATCCTATAACTTGAAAACATACGGCGCAAGATCTTTCTCTGTAGCAGCACCATCATTATGGAATGCTTTGCCATTTGAAATTAGAAACGCTCCGTctgtgtctttttttaaaagtagaTTAAAAACTTTCCTTTTTAGAAAAGCTTTTTACAGTTAATTTTAGCTGTTTAAGTgttaattttaaagttttgtaagGCGCCTTTGAACAGTAGGATACCGGCGCGGTATaaatcttttattattattattattattattattattaatcaaaGAGCTTGGGTAGGAGGGTATGacgtttttttataatttttataattAGAACTTAGTGCAGTTGTCAATAGGCTTTGTAATATTTTCTAGCTTCTCATCGTATTGCTTTCAAACTGAGCACATGTTGATGTTTCTCTAACCATTACTTTATGCCTTCAGGTCTCTCAGGGAATGAATTTTGATAATAAAGCGGCCACAACTTTGGTAAAATCACAGATAGGAACACCAAGCAAAACCTGTCAAGGCAAACAACCAAGccaaggaaaaagaaaacttaactgaaaaaaaaagcggcaaaaaacacaacaacaagaaatcaaaataaaagtcACGGAGTTAAATAGATCTTGCTTAGAACACACAAAGCGATCTCAATGGACACACTTTGTATCGTCATTGATTATAATTTCACATGATTACGCGCACATAACGAAATCCGTGAGAATCCTCCAGGAATGGCAGAAGAGGCGAAGAGAGAGGAAGCAAAGAGAATTAGGACATCAGCGAAGGCAAGATTCacaaggaaacaaaatgaattCTTTCAGTCCGTCGATGAAAATAAAGGTATGGAAGCAGTTAAAAGAACCTTTGCGGACTTACATGAAGCTTGGAATATCGTCGAAGGTAAGCATGATATTTACATGATACACTTAGCCGAAGACGAAATAGAGCAGAACGAAGCATGGATAAACCAATTGCAAGAATTCTACGAAGAAGCAGCGACTACTCACACGCAGTACGTCAACGACCACACCTTACACGAGCAGAAACGAGTGGAAGAATTTCTCAAACAGGAATCAATGAGACTGGAACAAGAAAAACTCAGACGACTATTGGAACAAGTTAGTATAAAAAAGAAGTCCATGAAAACTATTTTTGACACATAATTGAAACACGCATACGACGCAATGGCATCCCAAAATTCTCTGGAAGCTTTGCGCAAAACCGAAAGAGATTTAGACATCGCACTCGCGGATTGTAAGACATTACATAACACAATACTCGAGCTACTTGACAACGAAGACGTTGAAAAGGAAATCGAATGGATTCCAGACATGCACGCGCGCCATCAAGAGATCAGTAGCTGCATCGAAGCATTTATCTCGGTTAAAATAAACGATACCAAGGCAAAAGACAAAAGCAATCCGCTACAACTCGAAAAAATCAAGATGCCGTCATTTCACGGAAACGTAAGAAATTATCCACAAttcaaaacagattttgaaaaacaagtcaTGCCGTCAATTAATGCCGAGAACCACCATATGTTCTCCGATCATGTCCTGGAaaggaacaaaaaattaaagtgaATCGATGCATTAAACCTAAAGAAGCAACGGGAAATCCAATCCTCGTGATATTCAGCGACGGATCTAATGATGCATATGGCACATGTGCGTATGCTAGATGGAGACTTCTTAATGGAGACCACGCAAC is a window of Montipora foliosa isolate CH-2021 chromosome 5, ASM3666993v2, whole genome shotgun sequence DNA encoding:
- the LOC138002274 gene encoding uncharacterized protein codes for the protein MEGRSQHVSVQGSVSEKFDLKWEVPQGSCLGPLLFILYASELFNIFEAHLPSVHCYVDDIQLYLSFRPNDNHGEDDALKAMELCVQDIRAWLSRDKLFMNDKKTEFLVIGTRQQLKKVSIDCLTIGAEKILVAEKLVKNLGMWLDSKLSMDANITKTCAAAFYFLDNIRRIRRYLSKESTESLIHAFISSRLDYCNSLFYNIPAYQLEKLQRIQNAAARLILKESKFCHITPLLMTLHWLPVKYRIHFKILLLTFKAINFLAPSYICDLVTLKKPSNYNLRSNSSLVLDPPKVKTLPTLGDRSFSFAAPKLWNKLPNYIRTSATITIFKPQLKTYLFRVAFDLN